Proteins from one Impatiens glandulifera chromosome 2, dImpGla2.1, whole genome shotgun sequence genomic window:
- the LOC124923790 gene encoding bax inhibitor 1-like: MDTFSSFFQSQSASRRGWSYDSLKNLRHISPSVQNHLKQVYLSLCCALIASAAGVYLHILWNIGGFLTTLGCVGSIIWLHSTPSNDEKKKVSLLMAAALFEGASIGPLIELAIEIDPGMLISAFVGCAVAFGCFSMAAMLARRREYLYLGGLLSSCISILFWLQFASSIFGGSSAIFKFELYFGLLVFVGYIVVDTQEIIEKAHFGDLDYVKHALTLFTDFVAVFVRILLIMIKNSENNERRKKKKKRGD, encoded by the exons ATGGACACGTTCTCGTCATTCTTCCAATCACAGTCGGCTTCTCGCCGTGGTTGGAGTTATGATTCTCTCAAGAATCTTCGCCACATCTCACCCTCCGTTCAAAATCATCTCAAACAG GTATATCTCTCTTTGTGTTGTGCTCTGATTGCGTCAGCAGCTGGAGTTTATCTACACATTCTTTGGAACATTGGAGGGTTTCTTACAACCCTAGGTTGCGTTGGGAGCATTATTTGGCTGCATTCGACCCCTTCTAATGATGAG AAAAAGAAGGTCTCACTCCTGATGGCAGCCGCCCTATTTGAAGGGGCTTCCATTGGTCCTCTGATTGAATTGGCAATTGAAATTGATCCAGG CATGTTGATAAGTGCATTTGTGGGATGTGCTGTGGCATTTGGTTGTTTCTCAATGGCAGCTATGTTGGCAAGGCGTAGAGAGTACCTTTACTTGGGAGGACTTCTCTCATCATGCATTTCCATCCTGTTCTGGTTGCAGTTTGCATCCTCAATTTTTGGGGGTTCATCTGCAATTTTCAAGTTTGAG CTGTATTTTGGGCTTTTGGTGTTTGTGGGCTACATAGTTGTAGATACACAGGAAATAATTGAGAAGGCACACTTTGGAGATCTCGACTATGTAAAGCACGCTTTGACACTTTTCACTGATTTCGTTGCGGTTTTTGTTCGAATCCTTTTAATTATG ATCAAGAACTCTGAGAACAatgagaggaggaagaagaagaagaagaggggAGACTGA